One window from the genome of Pedobacter schmidteae encodes:
- a CDS encoding DUF4288 domain-containing protein: MKWFVVRYIYQIITGEGDHASQFDEQLRLTVAANCDEALVKAERQSGEFHQPFRNCNGDMVTWNFICVADLYEIQAPTDGAELASVLHEPEDVDAFLENVNRHKAYLQKLLPFSTPSIQLF; encoded by the coding sequence ATGAAATGGTTTGTAGTTAGGTACATATATCAGATAATTACCGGTGAAGGCGATCATGCTTCGCAATTTGATGAACAACTTAGGTTGACAGTAGCGGCCAATTGTGACGAGGCACTTGTAAAGGCCGAAAGACAGTCGGGCGAGTTTCATCAGCCCTTTAGAAATTGCAATGGAGATATGGTGACCTGGAATTTTATTTGTGTGGCCGACTTGTACGAAATTCAGGCGCCTACTGATGGCGCAGAACTTGCTTCCGTATTGCATGAACCTGAGGATGTTGACGCTTTTTTAGAGAATGTAAACCGGCATAAAGCATATTTGCAAAAGTTGCTGCCATTTTCAACCCCCTCAATTCAGCTGTTTTGA
- a CDS encoding LiaI-LiaF-like domain-containing protein → MEEVKNEVRSNNTNRICGGLIIIGVGLVFLLRNFGVYIPDWIFSWHTLLIIIGLLIGYKRNFNGPGWIILILVGAFFTAKAVIGFDIARYYFPMIFIALGLLLLFKPKRSAFDRDRRCKARWKRRMRRKYANMGDFTMPGEDQDNPAAAPVDKNDILDSISIFGGNQHKVYSRNFKGGDVIAVFGGADINLTQADFDGVVKLDVVAVFGGIKLVVPAGWEVKSEVTAIFGGLDDKRTLGVVETEPRRVLIIEGVAMFGGVEIRNF, encoded by the coding sequence ATGGAAGAGGTGAAAAATGAAGTAAGGAGTAACAACACCAACCGGATTTGTGGGGGGCTGATTATTATTGGTGTGGGATTGGTATTTCTTTTAAGAAATTTTGGAGTATACATTCCTGATTGGATTTTTAGCTGGCATACCCTATTGATCATCATCGGACTTTTGATTGGTTATAAAAGGAATTTTAATGGGCCAGGATGGATAATTTTGATTCTTGTAGGTGCGTTTTTTACAGCGAAGGCTGTGATCGGATTCGATATCGCCAGGTATTATTTTCCAATGATATTTATTGCGCTTGGTCTCCTGTTACTTTTTAAACCGAAAAGATCTGCCTTTGATCGCGACAGGCGTTGCAAAGCCAGATGGAAAAGGAGAATGAGACGTAAATATGCCAATATGGGCGACTTTACCATGCCCGGAGAAGATCAGGATAACCCGGCAGCAGCTCCTGTAGATAAAAATGATATTCTGGATTCCATCAGCATTTTTGGCGGAAACCAGCATAAGGTGTATTCCAGAAATTTTAAAGGCGGTGATGTGATCGCTGTTTTTGGAGGCGCCGACATCAATTTAACGCAGGCAGATTTTGATGGGGTGGTTAAATTGGATGTTGTAGCTGTATTTGGAGGCATAAAACTCGTTGTCCCTGCCGGCTGGGAAGTGAAATCGGAGGTGACCGCAATTTTTGGTGGTCTTGATGATAAAAGAACGCTTGGTGTAGTTGAAACGGAGCCCCGAAGAGTATTAATAATTGAAGGTGTGGCGATGTTTGGAGGAGTTGAAATCAGAAACTTTTAA
- the mscL gene encoding large conductance mechanosensitive channel protein MscL — protein MGFVKEFKEFAVKGSVMDLAVGVIIGGAFGKIIDSVVKDLIMPLISAVIGSVDFSNLYVVLKGQVAANLALEEARKVPDTVIFAYGNFITVAINFLLLALAVFMLVKGINAMKRKQEAEPVAPPAPSQEEVLLAEIRDLLKTK, from the coding sequence ATGGGATTTGTAAAAGAATTTAAAGAATTTGCCGTTAAAGGCAGTGTAATGGATCTTGCTGTCGGTGTAATTATTGGCGGTGCTTTTGGTAAAATTATAGACAGTGTAGTTAAGGATTTGATTATGCCATTGATTTCGGCGGTAATCGGATCTGTAGATTTTAGCAATTTGTATGTGGTGCTAAAAGGACAGGTGGCCGCAAACCTGGCATTAGAAGAGGCCAGAAAAGTACCTGATACGGTTATTTTTGCCTATGGTAATTTTATTACAGTGGCCATTAACTTCCTTTTACTGGCGTTAGCCGTATTTATGTTAGTGAAAGGCATTAATGCAATGAAACGCAAACAAGAAGCAGAACCTGTTGCTCCACCCGCTCCTTCGCAGGAAGAAGTATTGCTGGCTGAGATTAGAGATTTGCTGAAAACAAAATAA
- the rpoN gene encoding RNA polymerase factor sigma-54, whose amino-acid sequence MLKQHLQQKLLQKLSPQQIQFIKLLQVPTVALDTRIKEELEENPALEDPSLMIAEEPKGEYDDLNDSPDDFDASSKEENADEFNVDDYLQDDDTNDYSTSYNNNDDDEEKKETPIAIESTFFESLQEQLDLVPLSDQDFIIGKQIIGSLDDDGYLRRPVTSMIDDLAFSQNVMVEEEDVLEMLKVIQHFDPPGIAARDLQECLTLQLKRKDINNPIIQKAILIVENYLDEFTRKHYDKLEKSLNLSSEDLKEIIAEILRLNPKPGDSNQVTTKQLQIIPDFHVSNNDGILILTLNSKNAPELRVSRSYIDMFDHYDKAAQKDKKLKEAVQFVKQKLDSAKWFIDAIKQRQQTLLKTMNAIMQYQYEYLLTGDERKMRPMILKDIADKIDMDISTVSRVANSKYVQTEFGTFLLKSFFSEAIQTESGEEVSNKEVKKILEDCIGNEDKRKPLADEKLTEILKERGYNIARRTVAKYREQMNIPVARLRKEL is encoded by the coding sequence ATGCTAAAACAACATCTTCAACAAAAATTACTTCAGAAATTATCGCCGCAGCAAATTCAGTTTATTAAACTGCTGCAGGTGCCAACAGTTGCTTTAGATACCCGCATAAAAGAAGAACTGGAAGAAAACCCGGCACTTGAAGATCCGAGTTTAATGATAGCTGAAGAGCCCAAGGGAGAATATGATGATCTGAATGATTCTCCCGACGATTTTGACGCTAGTTCGAAAGAAGAAAACGCCGACGAATTTAATGTTGACGATTATTTGCAGGATGACGACACCAATGATTACAGCACTTCCTACAATAACAATGACGACGATGAAGAGAAAAAGGAAACACCTATTGCTATTGAAAGTACTTTTTTTGAAAGCTTACAGGAGCAATTGGATCTGGTTCCGTTATCAGATCAGGACTTCATTATTGGCAAACAGATTATCGGTAGTTTAGACGATGACGGCTATTTGAGGAGGCCTGTTACCTCAATGATTGACGACCTTGCCTTTTCTCAGAATGTAATGGTTGAAGAAGAGGATGTTTTGGAAATGCTTAAAGTAATCCAGCATTTTGATCCACCAGGAATTGCGGCAAGGGATCTGCAGGAATGTCTTACTTTACAATTGAAACGAAAGGATATAAATAATCCGATTATTCAGAAAGCGATCCTTATTGTAGAAAATTACCTGGATGAATTTACACGGAAACACTACGATAAACTGGAAAAATCGCTGAACCTGAGCAGCGAAGATCTAAAAGAAATTATTGCAGAAATACTCAGGCTAAACCCTAAGCCCGGAGACTCTAATCAGGTAACCACCAAACAATTGCAAATTATCCCAGACTTCCATGTATCGAACAATGATGGCATACTGATTCTTACACTCAACTCAAAGAACGCGCCTGAATTGCGCGTAAGCCGTTCTTATATCGACATGTTTGATCATTATGATAAAGCAGCACAGAAAGATAAGAAGTTAAAAGAGGCAGTTCAGTTTGTAAAACAAAAACTCGATTCAGCCAAATGGTTTATTGATGCCATTAAGCAAAGACAACAAACTTTGCTTAAAACCATGAATGCCATTATGCAATACCAGTATGAGTACCTGCTAACTGGTGATGAGCGTAAAATGCGCCCAATGATCCTGAAAGATATTGCCGATAAGATTGACATGGATATTTCTACTGTATCCAGAGTAGCCAACTCTAAATATGTGCAAACAGAATTTGGCACTTTTCTGTTAAAATCCTTCTTCTCAGAGGCCATCCAGACAGAAAGTGGCGAAGAAGTATCTAATAAAGAGGTAAAGAAAATTCTGGAAGATTGCATAGGTAATGAAGACAAGCGCAAACCCTTGGCAGATGAAAAACTAACCGAAATTCTAAAAGAAAGAGGTTACAACATTGCACGCAGAACAGTAGCGAAATACAGAGAACAGATGAATATTCCTGTAGCCAGATTAAGAAAAGAGTTGTAA
- a CDS encoding type IX secretion system membrane protein PorP/SprF: protein MKRLVWLTLLQGLLVYCCFGQQKPQYTQYIFNNYLLNPAISGIENYADVKVGYRKQWAGIDNAPQTSFVTAHWNLGADYLWKNALSLPDKGDDPMSRNYMQNYTASPAHHGMGVTAVYDEIGPLSRLDANLTYAYHLRLNNTFNLSVGVAAGVSRVALDINALNFEDQTRTDPAISNGISSQLKPDLGFGVWLYSGRLFAGASVQQILPQKLSFTSDPNYTTGKEVPHFFVTAGYRLYVDDVISATPSIMVKQVSPAPASIDINLKMAFKDRLWVGGSYRKNDSFSALAGVNINKLLNLTYAYDFTTSGLNQVSNGSHEIVLGLQLNNVYEVFSTTRMW from the coding sequence ATGAAACGCTTAGTCTGGCTGACACTTTTGCAAGGCCTGTTGGTTTATTGTTGTTTTGGGCAGCAAAAACCGCAGTATACACAGTATATATTTAATAACTACCTGTTAAACCCTGCTATAAGCGGTATAGAAAATTATGCAGATGTAAAGGTGGGGTATCGAAAACAGTGGGCAGGAATTGACAATGCTCCACAAACCTCTTTTGTTACAGCTCACTGGAATCTTGGTGCTGATTATCTCTGGAAAAATGCATTATCACTGCCCGATAAAGGTGACGATCCGATGAGCCGTAATTATATGCAGAACTATACCGCTTCACCGGCGCATCACGGGATGGGTGTTACGGCCGTTTATGATGAGATCGGACCGCTATCCAGGCTTGATGCAAATTTAACTTATGCCTATCACCTCCGGCTCAACAATACATTCAACCTATCGGTAGGGGTGGCCGCCGGGGTAAGCCGGGTGGCCTTAGACATTAATGCGCTAAACTTTGAAGATCAGACCCGTACTGATCCGGCTATTTCAAATGGCATCAGCAGTCAACTTAAACCCGATCTTGGTTTTGGGGTATGGCTTTACAGTGGGCGCCTGTTTGCCGGAGCTTCTGTTCAACAGATTCTGCCACAAAAACTATCGTTTACCAGCGATCCTAATTATACTACAGGTAAAGAAGTACCTCATTTTTTTGTAACTGCGGGCTACCGTTTGTATGTTGATGATGTGATTTCTGCTACACCTTCCATAATGGTAAAACAAGTTAGTCCTGCACCCGCTTCGATAGATATCAATCTGAAAATGGCTTTTAAAGACAGGCTATGGGTAGGAGGAAGCTACCGCAAAAATGATTCTTTTTCAGCTTTGGCAGGTGTAAACATTAATAAACTCCTAAACCTTACCTACGCATACGATTTTACTACTTCGGGATTAAATCAGGTAAGTAATGGCAGTCACGAAATCGTACTCGGTTTACAGCTCAATAACGTGTACGAAGTATTTAGTACTACCAGAATGTGGTAA